From the genome of Streptomyces sp. V1I1, one region includes:
- a CDS encoding ROK family transcriptional regulator, which yields MAERNRRTVRDLRRGNRARVLQRLYFDGPLSRQELGPATGLSSGSISNVVAELVTEGVLEEAGMVDSEGGRPRTLLRVKPTSGLLIGIDIGETRVRVELFDLSLTELGRTEHLLAQHGYDVERVVAHVRTGVADVLRDANADAASLLGVGIGVPGIVEQDTSDGAIVHGQTIGWSAVPFEKLVRDSIELPPQVPLFIDNGAKTLGQAEMWFGGGRGAREAAVALIGSGVGACVVHAATPDENARSSALEWGHTTVRIRGRRCRCGSPGCLEAYAGAEALRERWQEAGGPLPADADDETALAALLAAAFPGPEGPEPDPVAVSLLDDTAEYLGAAVADLINLFHPERILIGGWAGLLIGPHLLPEVRRYAGEYALRHAAARTAIELGQLGPDAVTVGAATLPLADFLAGGGSRPPAADPVRPAASVRRA from the coding sequence ATGGCGGAGCGCAACAGACGGACAGTGCGTGACCTGCGGCGCGGCAACCGTGCCAGGGTTCTGCAACGGTTGTATTTCGACGGCCCGTTGAGCCGCCAGGAGCTCGGACCGGCCACCGGGCTGAGTTCAGGTTCCATCAGCAACGTCGTCGCGGAACTCGTCACCGAAGGCGTACTGGAAGAAGCCGGAATGGTCGACTCCGAGGGCGGCCGCCCACGCACGCTGCTGCGCGTCAAACCCACCAGCGGCCTGCTGATCGGCATCGACATCGGCGAGACCCGGGTACGCGTCGAGCTCTTCGACCTCTCGCTCACCGAACTCGGCCGCACCGAACACCTCTTGGCCCAGCACGGCTACGACGTCGAGCGCGTCGTCGCCCATGTCCGCACCGGCGTCGCCGACGTCCTGCGGGACGCGAACGCCGACGCCGCGAGCCTGCTCGGCGTCGGGATCGGCGTCCCCGGCATCGTCGAGCAGGACACGTCGGACGGCGCGATCGTGCACGGCCAGACGATCGGCTGGAGCGCCGTGCCGTTCGAGAAACTCGTCCGCGACTCCATCGAACTGCCCCCACAAGTCCCGCTGTTCATCGACAACGGTGCCAAGACACTCGGCCAGGCCGAGATGTGGTTCGGCGGTGGCCGCGGCGCCCGCGAGGCCGCCGTCGCCCTGATCGGCTCAGGAGTCGGCGCCTGCGTCGTGCACGCCGCCACCCCCGACGAGAACGCCCGCAGCAGCGCCCTCGAATGGGGACATACGACGGTACGGATCCGGGGCCGGCGCTGCCGTTGCGGCTCGCCGGGCTGTCTTGAGGCGTACGCCGGCGCGGAAGCGCTGCGCGAACGCTGGCAGGAGGCGGGCGGACCGCTTCCCGCCGACGCCGACGACGAAACCGCGCTGGCCGCGCTGCTGGCGGCGGCCTTTCCCGGTCCGGAAGGACCTGAGCCCGACCCGGTCGCGGTCTCCCTCCTCGACGACACCGCCGAGTACCTGGGCGCGGCCGTCGCCGACCTGATCAATCTCTTCCACCCCGAACGTATCCTCATCGGCGGCTGGGCCGGACTGCTCATCGGCCCCCATTTGCTCCCCGAAGTACGCCGCTACGCAGGGGAGTACGCTCTCCGCCACGCCGCCGCCCGCACCGCCATCGAGCTGGGGCAGCTCGGCCCGGACGCGGTCACCGTCGGCGCGGCGACCCTGCCGCTGGCCGACTTCCTGGCCGGCGGCGGCAGCCGGCCCCCGGCTGCCGACCCGGTGCGTCCTGCCGCCTCTGTGCGCCGCGCCTGA
- a CDS encoding sugar ABC transporter substrate-binding protein: MRTRAALAVTVVTALAAVTGCGGGASTDGGGSNESPKTLTYWASNQGPSVEADKKILTPELKKFEEQTGIKVKLEVIPWSDLLNRILAATASGQGPDVLNIGNTWSASLQATGALLPWDQKNFDAIGGRDRFVTSAVASAGAEGKDPAAVPLYSLAYALYYNKKMFADAGISQPPATWDQLVADGKKISKGGKWALGAEGGNLANNIHQVFVLGKQHGADFFDSSGKPTFTSDGAVAAVKQYVDFMAKDKIVAPGNAEYAQNQSLQDFARGKTAMVLWQAAASTFAAQGMKPADWGVAPVPVAAGAPGTGQNTNSMVAGINMAVFKNTKNIDGAKKFVKFMTSDAEQKLLNKTYGSIPPVKAAQQDPAFSAPDLKVLRDTLATSAAPLPQVPAESQFETAVGTAVKELWADAAAGRPVTTESVKDRLAKAQQQMQQ; encoded by the coding sequence ATGCGCACCAGAGCCGCACTCGCTGTCACCGTCGTCACCGCGCTCGCCGCCGTCACCGGCTGTGGCGGCGGCGCCTCCACCGATGGGGGCGGCAGCAACGAGTCGCCCAAGACGCTCACGTACTGGGCCTCCAATCAGGGCCCCAGCGTCGAGGCCGACAAGAAGATCCTCACACCCGAGCTCAAGAAGTTCGAGGAGCAGACGGGCATCAAGGTCAAGCTCGAGGTGATCCCATGGTCCGATCTGCTCAACCGGATCCTGGCCGCCACGGCGTCCGGGCAGGGCCCCGACGTCCTCAACATAGGCAACACCTGGTCCGCCTCGCTCCAGGCGACCGGTGCGCTGCTGCCCTGGGACCAGAAGAACTTCGACGCGATCGGCGGCCGGGACCGCTTCGTCACGTCGGCTGTGGCATCGGCCGGGGCCGAGGGCAAGGACCCCGCGGCCGTGCCGCTGTACTCGCTGGCGTACGCGCTCTACTACAACAAGAAGATGTTCGCCGATGCGGGGATCTCCCAGCCGCCGGCCACCTGGGACCAACTGGTTGCCGACGGGAAGAAGATCTCCAAGGGCGGGAAGTGGGCGCTGGGCGCCGAGGGCGGCAACCTCGCCAACAACATCCACCAGGTCTTCGTCCTCGGCAAGCAGCACGGCGCGGACTTCTTCGACTCCTCCGGCAAGCCCACCTTCACCTCGGACGGCGCGGTCGCCGCGGTGAAGCAGTACGTCGACTTCATGGCCAAGGACAAGATCGTCGCGCCGGGCAACGCGGAGTACGCCCAGAACCAGTCCCTCCAGGACTTCGCGCGCGGCAAGACGGCCATGGTGCTGTGGCAGGCCGCCGCCTCGACCTTCGCCGCCCAGGGCATGAAGCCCGCGGACTGGGGGGTCGCTCCCGTGCCGGTCGCGGCCGGCGCTCCCGGCACCGGGCAGAACACCAACTCCATGGTGGCGGGCATCAATATGGCCGTCTTCAAGAACACCAAGAACATCGACGGCGCCAAGAAGTTCGTGAAGTTCATGACGAGCGACGCGGAGCAGAAGCTGCTCAACAAGACGTACGGATCGATCCCGCCGGTCAAGGCCGCGCAGCAGGACCCGGCGTTCTCCGCGCCCGATCTGAAGGTCCTTCGCGACACGCTGGCCACCAGCGCCGCGCCCCTCCCACAGGTACCCGCCGAGTCGCAGTTCGAGACGGCCGTCGGCACGGCAGTCAAGGAGCTGTGGGCCGATGCCGCGGCCGGACGCCCGGTGACGACCGAGTCCGTCAAGGACCGTCTGGCCAAGGCCCAGCAGCAGATGCAGCAGTGA
- a CDS encoding carbohydrate ABC transporter permease — MTTTVTPGRTDRAGSGESVGTTDTRRRLPRIPDRIRHGGLPYLLLLPAIVLEMLVHLIPMVIGITMSFRQLTQFYIRNWGEAPWAAFDNYRVAVDFDAPIGQALLHSFYVTCLFTVLAVGLSWLFGVAAAIMMQENFRGRGLLRAVFLTPYALPVYAAVITWAFMFQRDNGLINHVLHDQLGLTDEPSFWLIGDNSFIALVVVAVWKSWPFAFLIIMAGLQNIPRELYEAAAIDGAGIWQQIRKITLPSLRPVNQVLVLVLFLWTFNDFNTPYVLFGRAAPEAADLISIHIYQSSFVTWNFGSGSAMSVLLLLFLLLVTAVYLLLTSRGRKAADA, encoded by the coding sequence ATGACCACCACCGTGACTCCGGGCCGCACAGACCGGGCGGGCAGCGGTGAGAGCGTGGGTACGACGGATACGCGCAGAAGGCTGCCGCGCATCCCGGACCGGATCCGCCACGGCGGCCTGCCCTATCTCCTGCTGCTGCCCGCCATCGTGCTCGAAATGCTCGTCCATCTGATCCCGATGGTCATCGGCATCACGATGAGCTTCCGTCAGCTCACCCAGTTCTACATCCGCAACTGGGGCGAGGCGCCGTGGGCAGCGTTCGACAACTACCGGGTCGCCGTCGACTTCGACGCCCCGATCGGCCAGGCGCTGCTCCACTCCTTCTATGTCACCTGCCTGTTCACGGTGCTGGCCGTCGGCCTCTCCTGGCTGTTCGGCGTCGCCGCGGCGATCATGATGCAGGAGAACTTCCGCGGCCGGGGCCTCCTGCGAGCCGTCTTCCTCACTCCGTACGCACTGCCGGTGTACGCCGCCGTCATCACCTGGGCCTTCATGTTCCAGCGCGACAACGGCCTGATCAATCACGTCCTGCACGACCAGCTCGGCCTCACCGACGAGCCGTCATTCTGGCTGATCGGCGACAACAGCTTCATCGCGCTGGTCGTGGTGGCGGTCTGGAAGTCCTGGCCGTTCGCGTTCCTCATCATCATGGCGGGGCTGCAGAACATCCCGCGCGAGCTGTACGAAGCGGCGGCCATCGACGGGGCGGGCATCTGGCAGCAGATCCGCAAGATCACCCTGCCGTCGCTGCGCCCGGTCAACCAAGTGCTGGTGCTGGTCCTGTTCCTGTGGACGTTCAACGACTTCAACACGCCGTATGTGCTGTTCGGGAGGGCCGCGCCGGAGGCCGCCGACCTGATCTCGATCCATATCTACCAGTCGTCGTTCGTCACCTGGAACTTCGGCTCGGGCTCAGCGATGTCCGTCCTGCTGCTGCTCTTCCTGCTGCTGGTCACGGCCGTCTATCTGCTGCTCACATCCCGGGGAAGGAAGGCCGCCGATGCCTAG